The following proteins are co-located in the Phaenicophaeus curvirostris isolate KB17595 chromosome 12, BPBGC_Pcur_1.0, whole genome shotgun sequence genome:
- the PYGO1 gene encoding pygopus homolog 1 — MSAEQEKDPIALKRARGGDSGLDGLGGPGVQLGSPDKKKRKANTQGSSFPPPSEYAPPPNPSSDHLVAANPFDDNYNTVSYKPLPSGNPYFSNPGYPGFGGYNTFRMPPHMLPRVSSPYGGSYSLRNQPHPLPQNPVGMGFSRPHSFSFGPHDNPGFGNQPPYSSGQINQNVNMPGQHFRPNPGENFGHSGQIPHPDVPSNFGPGNNPNFPNSQLESNHSFVPPPNTYNQTKSSAQKQDFSQGASKASSQNAAAHQHHHRTEDVVSQGNSDLKNVTRNNVVNQDNSHSNSADNTNAGHSNGTQSKSRQPRGTAEGCNTEKSSKTPLHPNRHGHSSSEPVYPCGICTHEVNDDQDAILCEASCQKWFHRICTGMTESAYGLLTAEASAVWGCDTCMADKDVQLMRTRETAGPPALNVDG; from the exons ATGTCAGCGGAACAGGAGAAGGACCCCATCGCGCTGAAGAGAGCCCGAG GTGGTGACAGTGGATTGGATGGGTTAGGAGGACCAGGAGTACAGCTTGGAAGCCCTGATAAGAAAAAGCGCAAAGCAAATACACAG gggTCATcgtttcctcctccttctgaaTATGCTCCACCGCCGAATCCAAGCTCTGACCACCTTGTAGCTGCAAATCCATTTGATGACAACTATAATACTGTGTCTTATAAGCCGCTTCCTTCAGGAAATCCATATTTTAGTAATCCTGGTTATCCTGGCTTTGGAGGCTACAACACTTTCAGAATGCCACCTCACATGCTGCCCAGGGTGTCCTCACCATATGGTGGTTCTTACTCCCTCAGAAACCAACCACATCCCCTTCCTCAAAATCCTGTGGGAATGGGATTTAGTCGGCCCCACTCTTTCAGCTTCGGACCACACGATAACCCAGGCTTTGGGAATCAACCACCTTATAGTAGTGGTCAGATAAATCAAAATGTCAATATGCCTGGTCAACATTTCAGACCAAATCCTGGTGAGAACTTTGGCCATTCTGGTCAGATACCACACCCTGACGTGCCATCTAACTTTGGTCCTGGAAATAATCCAAATTTCCCAAATTCTCAGCTAGAGTCAAACCATTCTTTTGTTCCTCCACCAAACACGTACAACCAGACAAAATCATCAGCACAAAAGCAAGACTTTAGTCAAGGTGCAAGCAAAGCATCCAGCCAGAACGCAGCTGCTCATCAGCATCATCACAGGACAGAGGACGTTGTGAGTCAAGGTAACAGTGACCTAAAAAATGTTACTCGAAACAATGTGGTAAACCAGGATAACAGCCATTCTAATAGTGCTGATAACACTAATGCTGGTCATTCAAATGGAACTCAGAGTAAGTCCCGCCAGCCTCGAGGTACTGCTGAAGGATGCAATACTgaaaagagcagcaaaacaCCCCTTCATCCCAATCGTCACGGTCACTCGTCCTCTGAGCCCGTCTACCCATGTGGAATTTGTACACATGAAGTTAATGATGACCAGGATGCCATCCTGTGCGAAGCCTCTTGTCAAAAATGGTTTCATCGGATCTGTACAGGTATGACTGAGTCAGCTTATGGCCTTCTTACAGCAGAAGCATCAGCAGTATGGGGTTGTGATACTTGTATGGCTGACAAAGATGTCCAGTTGATGCGTACAAGAGAGACTGCAGGACCACCTGCACTGAATGTGGATGGCTAA